In Sphaeramia orbicularis chromosome 5, fSphaOr1.1, whole genome shotgun sequence, a genomic segment contains:
- the tmf1 gene encoding LOW QUALITY PROTEIN: TATA element modulatory factor (The sequence of the model RefSeq protein was modified relative to this genomic sequence to represent the inferred CDS: inserted 1 base in 1 codon) — protein sequence MSWFNASHISSFAKQALTTAQKSIDRVLDIKEEGQWGDSTVMPYDDVTLPGKLSLSGGWGMSQWEAPPEEKTITPPPSSEAITTPVTRTVVDESENFFSAFLSPGDVQSITTTQVVSVPPTKSQRRLQEKEKESKEAVIQKETDTQQSESTDENYESQKVAESQPIEPKSSVTSPYPDTILLQPISSDSDLPSNSENKMTKSSSLNQTISXSVCVDAKTEQPQTPLKCQVEKDVVDSSEAPAVTSEPKSSTPSDPSPSPSSKEVLLEPKDSKTEDRQNDTPSPPVSAFSSGTSTTSDIEVLDHESVLSESSASSRQETGEGKAGLHLMQGSFQLLTASACGDFPRLEDYPKLTESCGSSSDAFERIDSFSVQSLDSRSVSEVNSDDEIPGSRTLASVTAGAAPLTVVSSAVCQKQEDGVVEKAEQEEEDEEDDEEGFTETAREQSVDEMEESGRSATPVNSEQPEELTEQEQECEVNVTLTDSTSKAEEQITPPITEEMKSASTFEILELQKVIDELSGRLEKRESQLLAVSKDKARLEEECDNLKDEVISLKEESSTVQSLKDEFTQRIADAERKAQLACKERDIAKKEIKGLREELSTRLNASDTMEIIKEKEEQIRGLLEEGEKLSKQQLQHSNIIKKLRVKEKESDTRITKQQKKMKEQEEELRHLQQVLDGKEEVEKQHRENIKKLNAVVERQEKELSRLQTDSEELQEKNRSLQAALDNSYKELAELHKANASRASEAEEAALSRETQAKEQLSLALEKAQEEARMQQEALANQVADLRLALQRAEQQQARKEDYLREEISELQQRLQEAETRNQELSQSVTSATRPLLRQIENLQASLGGQTASWEKLEKNISDRLVDAQAQLAVAVEKERSATEELLSIKSQLASLESQNSLLRQEKARVLAQLDTEKNKREKLEDDSSREHVELENLRVEHSRMQEESKKEKLLLTNQLEMEKMKVEQEKKKCYLAQEALKEKERKVLTYSVEPPASSTPSLSRSSSISGVDNAGLHISVLSQDDALDHSLSTMQMSMSMSGTNLYEAARLSGGSSIIENLQSQLKLREGEIAQLQLEISGLERSRSVMAEELVRLTNQNDEMEEKVKEIPKLKVQLKDLEQRHNTILQMYGEKAEEAEELRLDLEDVKNMYKTQIDELLQNQK from the exons ATGAGTTGGTTCAACGCTTCCCATATTTCTAGTTTTGCTAAACAAGCTTTAACAACTGCTCAGAAGTCAATAGACCGAGTCCTGGACATTAAAGAAGAGGGCCAATGGGGTGATTCAACTGTAATGCCCTACGACG ATGTTACATTACCTGGAAAGCTGTCATTGAGTGGAGGTTGGGGAATGAGTCAGTGGGAAGCACCCCCTGAAGAGAAGACCATCACTCCTCCCCCCTCATCAGAGGCCATTACTACCCCTGTCACCCGTACAGTTGTGGATGAATCCGAAAACTTTTTCAGTGCCTTCTTGTCACCTGGGGATGTACAAAGTATCACAACAACCCAGGTCGTGTCCGTACCCCCCACTAAATCCCAAAGGCGGCTTCAGGAGAAGGAAAAGGAAAGCAAAGAGGCTGTGATCCAAAAAGAAACAGACACTCAACAATCAGAATCTACTGATGAAAATTATGAGAGTCAGAAGGTTGCAGAGAGCCAGCCAATTGAGCCCAAATCCTCAGTGACATCTCCTTACCCAGACACTATCCTCCTGCAGCCAATATCTTCAGACAGCGATCTTCCTTCTaactctgaaaacaaaatgaccaaatcaAGCAGTCTAAACCAGACGATAA CCTCAGTTTGTGTAGatgcaaaaacagaacagccaCAGACTCCTTTAAAATGCCAGGTTGAGAAGGATGTAGTGGATTCATCTGAAGCCCCTGCTGTCACTTCTGAACCTAAGAGCTCTACCCCTTCTGATCCTTCGCCTTCCCCATCCTCAAAGGAAGTACTCCTGGAACCTAAAGACTCGAAGACAGAGGATCGTCAAAATGACACCCCCTCTCCTCCAGTGAGTGCTTTCTCCTCAGGTACATCTACCACCAGTGACATTGAAGTACTGGACCATGAGAGTGTGTTGAGTGAAAGCTCAGCCAGCTCTAGACAAGAAACAGGGGAGGGAAAGGCTGGACTTCATCTAATGCAGGGCTCTTTTCAGCTTCTCACTGCCTCTGCTTGTGGAGATTTCCCCCGTCTGGAGGACTATCCCAAGCTTACAGAGAGCTGTGGCTCTTCCTCAGATGCGTTTGAGCGCATTGATTCATTCAGTGTGCAGTCACTAGATAGCCGAAGTGTCAGTGAGGTTAACTCAGATGATGAGATCCCTGGGAGTCGGACACTGGCGTCTGTCACTGCAGGTGCTGCCCCTTTAACTGTTGTGTCATCAGCTGTATGTCAGAAGCAGGAAGATGGAGTAGTTGAGAAGGCAgaacaggaggaagaggatgaagaggatgacGAAGAGGGCTTCACTGAAACTGCAAGGGAGCAGTCTGTGGATGAAATGGAGGAGAGTGGACGGAGTGCAACCCCTGTGAACAGTGAACAACCTGAAGAGTTGACAGAACAGGAACAAGAATGTGAAGTGAACGTCACGCTGACGGATTCCACCTCCAAAGCTGAAGAACAGATCACTCCACCAATCACAGAAGAGATGAAAAGTGCTTCCACATTTGAGATTCTGGAGCTTCAGAAG GTTATTGATGAGCTGTCAGGTCGCCTTGAGAAGAGGGAGTCTCAGCTGTTGGCAGTCAGCAAAGACAAGGCCAGGCTGGAGGAGGAGTGTGACAATCTCAAAGA TGAAGTGATAAGCCTGAAGGAGGAGAGCTCCACAGTTCAGTCCCTCAAGGATGAGTTCACCCAGCGCATAGCAGATGCAGAGAGGAAAGCTCAGCTTGCCTGCAAAGAGAGAGACATAGCCAAGAAG GAAATAAAGGGTTTGAGAGAGGAGCTCTCTACCAGACTAAATGCCAGTGATACAATGGAGATCATTaaagagaaagaggagcagatcCGAGGGCTGCTGGAAGAGG GTGAAAAGTTGTCCaagcagcagctgcagcacagCAACATCATCAAGAAACTTCGTGTTAAAGAGAAGGAGAGTGACACAAGGATCACCAAGCAACAGAAGAAAAtgaaggagcaggaggaagagctCAGACACCTGCAGCAG GTTCTAGATgggaaggaggaggtggagaaacAGCACCGGGAGAACATCAAGAAGCTAAATGCTGTGGTGGAGCGGCAGGAGAAGGAGCTAAGCAGGCTGCAGAcagactctgaggagctacaggaaaaaaacagaagccTCCAAGCTGCTCTAGACAATTCTTACAA GGAACTGGCAGAACTTCATAAGGCCAATGCCAGCAGAGCCAGTGAGGCTGAGGAAGCAGCTTTGAGCCGAGAAACACAGGCCAAAGAGCAGCTGAGTCTGGCTCTTGAAAAAGCCCAGGAGGAGGCCAGGATGCAGCAGGAGGCTCTGGCTAACCAG GTGGCTGATTTGAGGCTGGCTCTGCAAAGAGCTGAGCAACAGCAGGCAAGAAAGGAGGATTATTTGAGAGAAGAGATCAGTGAGCTGCAGCAG AGGCTGCAGGAGGCAGAGACCAGGAACCAAGAGCTCAGTCAGAGTGTCACTTCAGCAACACGGCCTTTACTTCGCCAAATTGAGAACTTACAGGCCTCATTAGGTGGACAGACAGCATCTTGGGAAAAACTGGAGAAGAACATTTCTGATAGGCTAG TGGATGCTCAGGCACAGTTGGCTGTTGCTGTGGAAAAAGAGCGTTCTGCAACAGAAGAACTGTTGTCCATCAAGTCCCAGCTAGCCTCTCTTGAATCCCAGAATTCTTTGCTCCGCCAGGAAAAGGCCAGAGTCCTGGCACAGCTGGATACTGAGAAGAACAAGAGGGAAAAACTAGAAGACGACAGCAGCAG GGAACATGTTGAGTTGGAAAATCTGCGAGTAGAGCACAGTCGAATGCAAGAAGAGTCCAAGAAAGAAAAG CTGCTGCTTACCAATCAGCTAGAGATGGAGAAGATGAAGGTGgaacaagaaaagaagaaatgCTACTTAGCACAAGAGGCACTCAAGGAAAAG GAGCGGAAGGTTTTGACCTACTCAGTAGAGCCCCCAGCCTCCTCAACACCCTCTTTGTCCCGGTCCAGCTCCATCAGCGGCGTGGACAATGCTGGTTTGCACATTTCAGTTCTTTCCCAG GATGATGCTTTAGACCATTCACTGAGTACTATGCAGATGTCTATGTCAATGAGTGGGACCAACTTGTATGAGGCTGCCAGGCTCTCTGGAGGCTCCAGCATCATAGAGAACCTCCAGTCCCAGCTTAAGCTCAGAGAAGGGGAGATAGCACAACTGCAG CTTGAGATCTCTGGTCTTGAGAGAAGTCGTTCAGTGATGGCTGAAGAGCTGGTCCGACTCACTAATCAAAACGATGAGATGGAGGAAAAAGTCAAGGAGATCCCTAAGCTGAAAGTTCAGCTCAAG GACCTGGAACAGAGGCACAATACCATCCTGCAGATGTATGGAGAAAAAGCAGAAGAGGCAGAGGAGCTAAGGCTGGACCTTGAGGATGTGAAGAACATGTACAAAACCCAGATTGATGAACTTCTACAAAACCAGAAATAA
- the uba3 gene encoding NEDD8-activating enzyme E1 catalytic subunit: MLGLWHIVYICKELFFFARKGFFFFYIAACATEVFKIASSTSLSLNNYMIFKVVDSVYTYAFQAEQKENCSACSQVPVELHFSPSSKLHEVLNYLAESASLQMKSPVVTAMVDGRNKILYLQSGTSVKQRKHPNLYKTLKDLGLTNRQKLVVVDVTTPQTMLFQLCFTS, encoded by the exons ATGCTGGGACTGTGGCATATAGTCTATATCTGCAAAGAGCTATTTTTCTTTGCAAGAAAGGG ttttttttttttctatattgctGCTTGCGCCACTGAAGTTTTCAAAATAGCATCAAG TACCTCCTTATCTCTCAATAACTACATGATCTTCAAAGTTGTTGATAGTGTGTACACCTATGCTTTCCAGGCTGAACAAAAG GAAAACTGTTCAGCCTGCAGCCAGGTACCTGTGGAACTACACTTTTCTCCATCTTCCAAGCTCCATGAAGTGTTAAACTACCTAGCAGAGAGTGCCTCCCT acAAATGAAATCACCTGTTGTAACAGCAATGGTGGATGGAAGGAACAAAATTTTATACTTACAG TCTGGTActtcagttaaacagaggaaACACCCAAATTTGTACAAAACCCTGAAGG ACCTGGGgctgacaaacagacaaaagctTGTTGTGGTTGATGTCACTACACCCCAGACAATGTTGTTCCAACTCTGCTTTACCTCATAG
- the eogt gene encoding EGF domain-specific O-linked N-acetylglucosamine transferase yields the protein MLLLVALGIVFSFNVVISKEAENNNHRPATVQFNYSRISLPAEHVPYFLNNNKRAAKLCRLDPLCPFKDALQDASACWGYEKNCDPKKRFSYPVCTKADSGWARSLEAAQEVFWKQADFGYVKERLSELKILCKANKPGDSSLKCSSYTRFCKATNLYLDLRKPRRSHERYKEDFIQRGEIGGRCKLNRRALAAEGEHKSPLQSWYAELQTYTELDFHPMDDGHCDIIIEKPTIFMKLDAGVNMYHHFCDFVNLYISQHINNSFSTDINIVMWDTSLYGYGDLFPETWKAFTDYDIIHLKTYDSNRVCFKHAFFSLLPRMRYGLFYNTPLISDCHSEGMFRAFSQHVLHRLNIPLDRPTEGRIRVTLLARSTEHRRILNQAELVNALKTVPLLEVNVVDYKYKDVPFLEQLRITHNSDIFIGMHGAGLTHLLFLPDWAVIFELYNCQDESCYRDLARLRGIRYVTWQKMDKVLPQDKGHHPTLGDHPKFTNYSFDVVEFMRLVEEAADYVRKHPKWKHHVLHDEL from the exons ATGCTGCTCTTGGTAGCACTGGGTATAGTTTTTTCTTTCAATGTGGTCATATCCAAGGAGGCTGAGAACAACAACCATAGACCAGCAACAGTGCAGTTCAACTACAGCAGGATTTCCCTGCCGGCAGAGCACGTACCCTACTTCCTCAACAACAATAAGAGGGCTGCCAAGCTATGCCGCCTGGACCCACTTTGCCCTTTTAAA GACGCACTGCAGGATGCATCTGCCTGTTGGGGTTATGAGAAGAACTGTGACCCAAAGAAGCGCTTTAGCTATCCTGTTTGTACCAAAGCTGATTCTGGATG GGCACGTTCCCTGGAGGCAGCCCAGGAAGTTTTCTGGAAGCAGGCTGATTTTGGCTATGTGAAGGAGCGACTCTCTGAGCTCAAAATACTCTGCAAGGCGAACAAGCCA GGGGATTCCTCATTGAAATGCAGCAGCTACACACGATTCTGTAAAGCAACTAATCTTTATCTGGACTTACGTAAACCTAGGAGAAGTCATGAGAG ATACAAGGAGGACTTCATTCAGAGGGGTGAGATCGGTGGCCGTTGCAAACTGAACAGGCGAGCACTTGCTGCAGAGGGAGAGCACAAGAGCCCCTTGCAATCATG GTATGCTGAGCTACAGACCTACACAGAGCTGGACTTTCACCCCATGGATGATGGACACTGTGACATAATCATTGAAAAACCCACCATTTTCATGAAACTGGATGCTG GGGTGAACATGTACCACCATTTTTGTGACTTCGTCAACCTCTACATCTCCCAGCACATTAACAACTCCTTCAGCACAGATATCAACATCGTCATGTGGGACACG AGTTTGTATGGTTATGGTGATCTGTTTCCTGAAACGTGGAAGGCCTTCACAGACTATGATATCATTCACTTGAAGACCTATGACTCAAACAGA GTATGTTTCAAACAtgcctttttttctcttctcccaAGAATGAGATATGGCCTCTTTTACAACACTCCTCTC ATCTCCGACTGCCACAGTGAAGGAATGTTTAGGGCCTTCTCCCAGCATGTCCTCCACCGACTCAACATCCCTCTGGACAGACCAACG GAGGGGCGCATTCGTGTCACCCTGCTGGCACGCAGCACAGAACACAGAAGGATATTAAACCAAGCTGAG CTGGTAAATGCCCTCAAGACTGTGCCTTTACTGGAGGTCAATGTGGtagactacaaatacaa AGATGTTCCGTTCCTAGAGCAGCTGAGGATCACCCACAACTCTGACATCTTCATAGGAATGCACGGGGCAGGTCTTACACACCTCCTATTCCTTCCTGACTGGGCTGTCATCTTTGAGCT ATATAATTGTCAGGATGAGAGCTGCTATCGAGATTTGGCTCGCCTGCGGGGCATACGATACGTGACTTGGCAGAAAATGGACAAAGTGCTCCCGCAGGACAAG GGGCACCATCCCACCCTAGGGGACCATCCAAAGTTTACCAACTACTCCTTTGATGTTGTGGAGTTCATGCGCCTTGTGGAGGAGGCCGCCGATTATGTCAGGAAACATCCCAAGTGGAAACATCATGTCCTTCATGATGAACTCTAG